DNA from Garra rufa chromosome 5, GarRuf1.0, whole genome shotgun sequence:
ATTGTCTGGgggtgaaaacaaattaaaatgacattcataaaacaatttattacactatttattttacagatgcacagaattttaattttaaccATTATCACATCTTGACAATCTGAGTGTACTGCTACTAAATGATCCTGTGAAATGTGCTCTCTCAATAGATGTACAGATGTAGATCGCTAACCTGGGTGACTTCGATAAGCTCCAGGCGAGTTGTCCAGAATGACTATACTGGAGAGATCACTGTGTACTACAGACAGATCTTTTATGTAGCTCCCTAAATCCAAAGTACAGTGCTACAACAAACAGAAAAGCGAGAGATGCATAGGTTCAGTAATTGAATAAACAGACATGAAAAACTACTTCCTACGCAGGACCGATCAAAAAAAATCTGTGCAGAGAGTAAGAATTGGTCCTAAGATATCTTATAAGCAGCAAATGTGAAGGTAGTGGGTTTTACCTGTCTGTAGTATCTTCTTTTGAGGATATCCCTGTTGTTATCCAGCTTATCTGCTACAGCCGATCCATATATCTCCATACTAGCTGTAAATACTACCAGCTCATACCACTGACTAACCTGACATATACCAAAAGGACATACACAAACATAGAATATACTCATTAGAATATTGatgaattttgtcaaaagaaaattAGTGCATTAagcaaataagcaaaaaaaagacTAATTGTTTGCTAATCTGCTCAAATGACAGACTTCACTCACCACTTCTAAAAAGAAGTCGACATGTGGCCTTTTATGGACAAAAAACCTGACTGGGTGTTTGTCTATTACCACCtgaatgagagagagaaaaaaaaatttgtttttattttaatacattttaaaatgtaatttattcctgtgatggcaaagcagatttttagcagccattactccagtcttcagtgtcacatgatcattcaaaaatctttctaatatgctgtttttggTGCTTGAGTAACATTTCCTAttatagggtgaccatacgtcctcttttacccggacatgtcctcctttttggctgtaaaattatgtccggggggattttgtaaaatatcataaaatgtccgggttttttttatacctcatttcactgaccgtcattaattcaacactttaaatgcagccactgcccaccggcattattctgaggtagcCTACCTGCAGGTATGAACTGGCGATCGGGAGCACCGGGACATTACCAGTGGGCCGATCACCGAAGCGAGGGAGACCTCCCCATATTaggcgctattttaaattatagcgcATTCAAAACCGCAAAAAGCCGAAAAGTGTGAAGCGGTGGGATCAATCACCCGCACAGTGCTGACGAACGCGCGCTGCGCTTCTGCCACGATGTACAATGATAGACAGTGTAAGTTGCTTGATCCATTCAGATAACACACAGAATTGTCTTATACAgtcatgtgatatgagaacattaaaggttctgtaagttctgctgggctggctgaaaacagccacgacaCTGGATACTGCATGATGAAGTAAAGTGGAAAATGCCAATAAATAATTactgtcaaaacaaaattattacaaatttcatagtttataattactatttaattttaaaaaccatataactaatgttttcttgtgaccaccGTCTTACTACTAATATTCTAATaaataatttcttttaatttttagttgtaattcgttttaattggagtaaaatgttaattcaataagagcctgattaaagaattaaatatgggtcttatataaattaggtgtttactatacataataaagttcttaaagggacagtttacccaaaaataaaaattgtcatcatttactcaacatcatgtaatttcaataatttcaatcctgtatgaacttttttcttctgtgtaacaaaggaagatactttgagaaattcaaaacttttttgtctatagagtagaaatcaagggtaaccaaatatgtttggttacattatacaaaatatcttttgtgttccacagaagaaagtaagccatacagttttggaacgacatgagggtgatgatttttattaatgaatgtttttttattacataatttattagcaacaaatttcctgcattctagctcaaaatcaatgctttactgcatgcatttctctgtgacaaaaatgtaattaagtttgttgcatttgaattcagcagtatttatcattatttgtttaaatcctgttttattcattcatgtactccaattaaagaccctataaccctgctgaaataaacagcttaaaccagccttggttggttggccagtttaggctggaagtagctggttttagctggtcttttagttggtggtttccgagcctgaccagctaagaccagcctggccaagctggaaaagtggtcaaaacccttctaaaaccagcctgctgaccagctaaaaccacccaactagcacaggctggttttagctggggtttttttcaccaggaaacccaagaaaactttcatgtggaacttgtgggccggatgggctgaatttgtccagggccgaattttaaccccagtccagccctgggtacctgtctgatgatgtgaaagacccaattgtcaaaacaatacaaagaggaactgcgctgcaagagctgtgtgtcactaacatgccgaaacgcaaatgtagtttcacagacaaattgggaaaaaaaaagttttacaaggcaattcttatttaagcattttatgtattatttatttatgtttgcatTAGGCCTGTATAAAGAAAAGACTAAGAGAGATTATATTTTTTACAGGGCAATACGGTTTTGATATAAGATGTAGTTCAAACAGaaagaaaatttaaataaatgtgtgatttctaaaagcgccttgggggggggggggtcctctttttggattctcagaatatggtcaccctactattattatcaatgttgaaaacagttgggcTGCTTATTAGTTTTGTGGAGACCATGATACATTTTCccaaattctttgatgaatagaactttcagaagactgcatttattgaaaaacaaaaatagaaatcatttgtaacattataaatctatattttttaaatgcatacttgctgaataaaaatataaaattttaattaaaaaaaaggtttttaatagCTAAGgaaataaattattacatttcaTTTCATACCTTGAGGATAAAGTCTGGCGGTGTACCAGGCCTCACTGTAGGTCTAAGGACGCCATCATGGTGAGAGTGAATCAAAGTCTCATCCAGATCCAACACCAATATCTTCCTCTTCACCGTATCTAAGCAGCAAACAGTCAATATGCATCACACACAGTGGTGATTCAACATTTAGAAATCCAGTAAACATTAAAATCTCATCTCCATCGGCCTCTCCCAATCCTGTGCCATCATGATCTCATGTCCACAAGAATTTCATCTATGAAAAAGATTAAGGTCCCTTTCTATTTAAAACCTCTAGTCCTAatatgcagttgaagtcaaaaaatttacatacaccatgcagaatctgcaaaatgtaaattatctgaccaaaataagagggatcatacaaaatgcatgttattatttatttagtactgacctgaacaaggtattttacataaaagatgtttacatatagtccgctagagaaaataagtttaatttatacaaattaccctgctcaaaattttacatatactttattcttaatactgtgttgtttcctgaatgattcacagctgttttttttgtttagtgatagttgttcatgagtcccttatttgttctgtaatagttgtgtatgagtctctcagttgtcatcagtcctcagacagtcattgttgaaaagggttcaaatacacaaaaatgcggaaaaaaacaaataatttatgaGACCTAgaggatatttctgaagaatagcaggcagttaaactgttcaggacaaacaatggactcatgaacattactttaaaaaaaaaaaaacacagctgtaaataattcaggtaacaacaaacacagtattaagaatcaagtgtatgtaaacttttgaacaggatttttttttttttttataaattcaactattattttgtcttgtggactatatgcacacatcttttatgtgaaatatcttattcaggtcagtactaaataaaaaataacttgcattttgtataatctctcttattttggccaaataattatcattttgcagattctgcaaggtgtatataaactttcgacttcaactgtatactctTAGTTCAATTCAGACACCCACCCCCAAAAAGTATTTTCCCAAAGATGTCTATTAATATTTTACAGAATGGTTTATAGGGAAATCAGCTCTACCCAAAGTATACTGTACTcacttcttaaaaaacaaaagaaatcttTGCCGACAGTGATTATATTATGACCGATTCTAGGTCACAAATGAGTCCTCAAAAAAAatcaagtactgctcactgcagagccaaatagCCTCCAGCTCCCCCTCTCTGaatgtccagctccacctctgtgttaaaaaaattgtgaaattatgTTTAAGGACAGGGTAAGGGTCTATCTACACCCATTACCTCCAGCGAGGGagagctggagctccagctactcccatatgtgaccctggaccacaaaaccagtcttaagtcgctggggtatatttgtagcaatagccaaaaatacatagtatgggtcaaaattattgatttttcttttatgccaaaaatcattaggaaattaagtaaagatcatgttccatgaagattttttgtaaaattcctactgcaaacatttcaaaatgtaatttttgattagtaatatgcattgttaagaactcaatttggacaactttaaaggtgattttctcagtattttgatttttttgcacccttagattccagattttcaaatagttgtatctcggccaaatatcgtcctatcctaacaaaccatacatcaatagaaagcttatttattgagctttcatacgatgtatacatctcagttttgtaaaatttaaccttatgacttatggttttgtggtccagggtcacatatggctctGCAGCAAGCACCCTCTCCGAAAAAAAATTGCAACATTGCATCCAGCTGTGTGATTAGAAGCTCCCCTAGTGGACAAAACTGCAAATAACAGTGGGGTGAAATGGGTGAGCGAACTTACTGAGTCTGTTTCTGGAAATAGGGGAGAGAGGTAATATGTCATAACGCACTGTTTGGTACTGGATTATCTGTGGAAGACAGAACAGCAGACAAAGATAGAGTCAGTGATGTACATGAAACAAACCATGCACACAGTCAGATATTCAGACAGATCATACAGAGGTCCTATGGAGTTCTGGCTCttttcattaaaaattttactTCCTAATATTTTCTCTTCTTTGGGCCTTTCATCACGCTGGTGCAAAGCTCAGATGATGGCATTGTATAGCAGACATCTATATAGTCGTGCACCCAGAATGGCCCCATACTGCCACTACTGGACTATTAATATACCCTAAAACAGCTGCCAAAAGATGTCACATAGAAGTGTAAGGCCAGTAGAAAAATCTGTGTACTTTGTGTATGCACTTATGTAATGTGACTTACAAATCATTTTGTGTGATTAAAATAAAACATctgtataaaaaataatttaaaaaaaaatcgtaataaatgttagtgaaaaaaCTGAACGGCAGTAGCAGTAAAAGCACTAAATCACAACTTAAGGCTTAATCTAACAATAAACACACCAATGGTGTTGGCTCAGGTAGTTATGTAAAACAACTCAAGGTCATTTTGAGTTGTTTTTGCAGAGAAGCCCCCAAACATTATAGTCTCGGAAGCATCGATTAGAACGGTTTGAAAAAATATCAAATCTTACTTATTGTCAAGATGTGGTTTGCCAATACTTTATACCTTTCTCAGTGAGTGTTTTGTACTTAGTTTTGGGTCTGTAACTCCTTTGTGGCAGGCTAAACATATAGAGGTTCATAGTCCAAAGTAATTAGGACATACAGCATCATAAATACGCTCCCGGGGTTAGAGAGGTACAGCTGAAACAGTTTCATCAAACTTTTTTAATACAATGTGAGCAACATTAACACAAATCAACAGTTAAAGCAGCATATAACAtctacaaaatgtttattttcccacatacagttatttttattattacagatCATACAGTTGCCCAGCTGAATAGTGCATGTTTGTTTGCACTGAGAGCCATAAAATTTTGCATAAGTGACAACTAAATACAGACTATATAAAGATTGCAAAAATCTGAATAAgttaaatgactaaaataaacaATTAGGAGTTGCATATAAACAATATTACTCAAGTAAAATATGGGTTAGAAAGTTTCTAACATATCACATATATACTAGTAGCtgttttttttaagattatttgAAGACAGGCGCTCTTAAATGAAGAAAATCATATTATTTACAGATGACAGGTTGGAAAACATTATATAGAGAACCGATAAACATGTATTGACATGACATATGTTGACTTGCTCACCGTTCGTAGATGCTTCCTGAGGATGTATAAAATGAAACTCCATAATCTAGACGTCACTCCAAGGAAGGTACGAATCCCGAGTAAACACTGACGTGTCTTCAACATGCTGACAGTCGATGAACGGCGAATCGGTCAATCATAGAAGAGATTCACACTATCCGCTAGAGACCAATGACTTGAGAAGAGCTGGAACTACGGCTACAGCTAATCAGGTCGGCTAACCACTTCCCGCTGCTTCTTTGCTTTTAAAGTAACGCAAGCGAGGCTTGCCAAACTACAGAAACCAGAGCCTCTGCTGCACTTGGAGCAGCCAGTGTTACAAAACTGCTAAAATGTCAAACGTCTTAAAGCGTGTAGCCACGCACGCAAACAAACCTCTGCGTTCACAGGCTAACTGGACTTGAATTTCATTGGCAAGCAGCTAGCTCTGGATCTAGCCGGCTCTACAACAAATTATCCCTCCTCGGATCGGCGACTCTTGTGCTCGACAGGTTCGATGGTAATCTCAAGACTTCATACAAACGGCCAAGTGTGCAAAAAGTCCAATCAGACGCCATCAAATTCGTTTCAGTACATATCCGGGAGCAAACTGTGAGCCGCCATCGGTACTTTGGTTTCGTCACTTCCGAGAAACAACAAACGCGTCCTCAGTGAAGCTGGGTCAGGAGAAGAGTGAAGAGAACAGTGCTTCTGGAGATGGAGCCACATAGGAGACACAAACTGTCAAAACTATACTCTCACagatatatatttacaaatatattgttaataagaCATGACGCAATTACTTTCACCTTACATAATAAAAGGCCAATAGGGCGAGCTATGCAatatataaatgattataaatagGGAGAAATCTAATTGTTATCAGTTTGATTTTATATTGATTTTTGATTTATAAAGATGATTATGAAGATTATGGTTACATGACACATTAGAAAGGTATATGGTCATATTAAGTGACGATGATGGATGATAAATCTCCATATTTATGATGTACAGTCATAAGGGAAAACAGATTCAAAATTCTTCAGATTGAGAATATCTCTCTACCTTTCATTGGCCTGCATGTGAAATCATGGTTTGTCAATTTAACAATATAAATATACtgtcagtcaaaagtttaaatttgtaatgttttttgaagaagtctcttctgctcaagtctgcatttatctgatccaaagtacagcaaagtccaaacagttacattttgaaatatttttactatttaaaataactgttttctatttaaatatattttaagatgtaatttattcctgtggtttcaaagctgaacttttagcatcattactccagtcacacgatcctccagaattcattctaatattatgatttgctgctaaaaaacaacattattattattatgttaaaaacagctgtgtagatattctcaggtttctttgatgaatagaatgttcataaggttcatttatctgaaatagaaatcttttgtaacattataaacatctttatcatcacttttgatccatttaaaaattatactgactccaagcttttgattggtataatgtataatgtcacaaaagctttttatttcagataaatgcagatctttggatctttctattcaaataatcctgaaaaacaaatttctcatctgttttaaatattgatgataataataattaaaaatgcagcaaatcagcatattagaatgatttcttaaggatcatgtgacacttaagccTGGAGTAATGGCACTGAAAATTGATCTTTgatcacattaataaattacattttaaaatatatttgaatggaaaactgttattttaaaatagtaaaaatatttgcaattttactgtttttgctgtactttggatcaaataaatgcaggcttggtgagcagaaaagactaatttaaaaacattaaaatcttactgttaaaaaacttttgactggtagtgtacatattttTCAATtggtatatatgtgaccctggaccacaaaaccagtcagaagggtcATTTTTTTCAAAGTGAGATATATAAGTCATCTGAAATAAAttagtttccattgatgtattgtttgttaggataggacagcatttggccgagatacaactatttgaatgccaaaaaatttaaatattgagacaatctccttgaaagttgtccaaatgaagttcttagcaatgcatattactaatcaataattaagttttgatatatttatggcaggcaatttacaaaatatcttcatggaacatgatctttacttaatatcctaatgatttttggcataaatgaaaaatcaataattttgacccatgcaatgtattgttggctattgctacaaatatacctgtgctaaatAAGattggttttgtcgtccagggtcacatttatataatcaatattaaaatacacacacacacacaaaagggaAAACGTTGGTTAAAAAACACAGAATAGACCTTCAACGTtgggtaaaaaaaagaaaagaaaaaaaaatagacctTAATCACTTAATACTTTTCCACATTACCTAAACAATACTTTACAAAACAAAACTATACACCTTGCAAttctacaataaaacaaaaaagaccTCGTTTTTGGCACTTGCTTTCCACAGCTTAATGCTTTGGTTAGAAGAAACAAAACGAGCAAGCATATTTTTTGACGCATGAggttgtgtatttatatatgacTGAAAACAGAATACTACATTTGACATCCTAGTGATGCAGGAATCCCGCAAACAGGATTAAGAAACCCCGGTGTAGTGTGGGCTCGGTCCAGCAGGAGGCAGTATTTCCAACAGAATTTGCAGCGAATCTGCAGAGGGTGTAAATCTCGTTTGCAGG
Protein-coding regions in this window:
- the ctdnep1a gene encoding CTD nuclear envelope phosphatase 1A, with translation MLKTRQCLLGIRTFLGVTSRLWSFILYILRKHLRTIIQYQTVRYDILPLSPISRNRLNTVKRKILVLDLDETLIHSHHDGVLRPTVRPGTPPDFILKVVIDKHPVRFFVHKRPHVDFFLEVVSQWYELVVFTASMEIYGSAVADKLDNNRDILKRRYYRQHCTLDLGSYIKDLSVVHSDLSSIVILDNSPGAYRSHPDNAIPIKSWFSDPSDTALLNLLPMLDALRFTSDVRSVLSRNLHQHRLW